Part of the Mycolicibacterium mageritense genome is shown below.
CGAGGAGAGCGCGATCGAATGGCTGTCCGAAGTCGCGGCAGCCCTGAAGGAGACCCCGTGACCTACCCGAACCTGTTGTCGCCCTTGGACCTGGGCTTCACCACCCTGCGCAACCGCGTCGTGATGGGATCTATGCACACCGGGCTCGAAGACCGGGCCCGCGACACCGGCAAGCTCGCCGAGTACTTCGCCGAGCGGGCCCGCGGCGGCGTCGGACTGATCATCACCGGCGGCTACGCGCCCAACAAGACCGGCTGGCTGCTGCCGTTCGCGTCGCAACTGGTGTCGTCTGCCGAAGCGCGCCGGCACCGCCGCATCACGCGCGCGGTCCACGACGCCGACAGCAAGATCCTGCTGCAGATCCTGCACGCGGGACGCTATGCGTACCACCCGTTTTCGGTGAGCGCATCATCGATCAAGGCCCCGATCAACCCTTTTACGCCGCGACGGCTCCGTAACGTTCAAGGCACCATCGACGACTTCGTCCGCTGCGCGCTGCTGGCCCGAGAGGCCGGCTATGACGGCGTCGAGATCATGGGCAGCGAGGGCTATCTGCTCAACCAGTTCCTGGCGCCGCGCACGAACAAGCGCACCGACGCGTGGGGCGGCACCCCGGAGAAACGCCGGCGTTTCCCGGTCGAGATCGTGCGCCGCGTCCGCGAAGCCGTCGGCACCGATTTCATCCTGTGCTACCGCATGTCGATGGCCGACTACGTGGAGGACGGCCAGAGCTGGGACGAAATCGTCGCACTAGCAAGTGAAGTCGAAGCAGCCGGTGCGACGATCATCAACTCCGGGTTCGGCTGGCACGAGGCGCGGGTGCCCACCATCGTCACGTCGGTACCCAACAGCGCGTTCGTCGACATCAGCAGCGCTCTGGCCGAACACGTCTCGATTCCGGTGGTCGCCTCAAACCGCATCAACATGCCGCAGACCGCCGAACAGATCCTCGCCGACACCCACGTGCAGTTGATCTCGATGGCGCGCCCGTTGCTGAGCGATCCCGAATGGGTGCACAAAGCCGCGGCCGACCAGGCCGACGAGATCAACACGTGCATCGCGTGCAATCAGGCCTGCCTCGACCACGCATTCGTGCACAAGAGTGTGTCGTGTCTGCTCAACCCGCGGGCCGGCCGGGAGACCTCACTGGTCCTGTCGCCCACCCGGCGCGCCCGTTCGGTGGCCGTCGTCGGAGCGGGCCCGGCGGGCCTGGCCACCGCGGTCAACGCCGCCCAGCGCGGCCACCGGGTCACGCTGTTCGAGGCT
Proteins encoded:
- a CDS encoding FAD-dependent oxidoreductase, producing MAVRSRGSPEGDPVTYPNLLSPLDLGFTTLRNRVVMGSMHTGLEDRARDTGKLAEYFAERARGGVGLIITGGYAPNKTGWLLPFASQLVSSAEARRHRRITRAVHDADSKILLQILHAGRYAYHPFSVSASSIKAPINPFTPRRLRNVQGTIDDFVRCALLAREAGYDGVEIMGSEGYLLNQFLAPRTNKRTDAWGGTPEKRRRFPVEIVRRVREAVGTDFILCYRMSMADYVEDGQSWDEIVALASEVEAAGATIINSGFGWHEARVPTIVTSVPNSAFVDISSALAEHVSIPVVASNRINMPQTAEQILADTHVQLISMARPLLSDPEWVHKAAADQADEINTCIACNQACLDHAFVHKSVSCLLNPRAGRETSLVLSPTRRARSVAVVGAGPAGLATAVNAAQRGHRVTLFEAAAEIGGQFDLARRIPGKEEFAETIRYYTTMLDKHGVDVRLSTRAGVDEVTGYDDVVLATGVTPRMPDIPGIDHPKVLSYAQALTGAPVGETVAVIGAGGIGFDVSEFLTTDSSPTLNLKEWKAEWGAADPQEARGALITPLPAPAVREVYLLQRTKGPQGRKLGKTSGWVHRASLKAKGVQQLSGVNYERIDDAGLHISFGPEHADPRVLEVDNVVICAGQESVRDLEDALRARGIEPHIIGGADVAAELDAKRAIRQGTELAARL